One Desulfobulbus oligotrophicus DNA segment encodes these proteins:
- a CDS encoding DNA cytosine methyltransferase — MSRELNFLDLFPSAGELSEGFIQAGVNPVAHVESDQAACFTLRTRMAYHWLQEHGRTKLYADYLNGNISRSKLYEHVPEQVIKSVINAKIGVGTLSDIFRQVNALVDNRALDLIVGDPPCQAYSIVGRSRADLSQTCRLHG; from the coding sequence ATGAGCCGGGAGCTGAACTTTCTTGACTTGTTCCCCAGTGCCGGGGAGTTGTCCGAAGGCTTTATCCAGGCCGGGGTCAATCCGGTCGCACATGTCGAGTCTGATCAGGCGGCGTGCTTCACCCTGCGCACACGCATGGCATATCACTGGCTACAGGAACATGGACGCACCAAGCTGTATGCGGACTATCTGAACGGCAACATCAGTCGCTCGAAACTCTATGAACATGTGCCTGAGCAGGTGATAAAGTCTGTCATCAATGCTAAAATTGGTGTCGGAACACTTTCTGATATTTTTCGACAGGTGAACGCCCTTGTAGACAATCGAGCTCTGGACCTGATTGTCGGTGACCCACCCTGCCAGGCCTATTCCATCGTGGGCCGGTCGCGAGCAGATCTTTCGCAGACGTGCAGACTCCATGGATAA
- a CDS encoding type II toxin-antitoxin system PemK/MazF family toxin, with protein MKKYIPNRGDVVWTDFDPAAGHEQMGKRPTLVLSPKAFNKTVQLAMVAPITSRIRGHAFEVPLVGKKITGVALCHQVKMIDFVARGVQFAENAQDEVVSEVLAKVRAIISETE; from the coding sequence ATGAAAAAATATATCCCGAACAGAGGGGATGTGGTGTGGACAGATTTTGATCCGGCTGCGGGACATGAACAGATGGGAAAGAGGCCAACTTTGGTTCTTTCACCGAAGGCCTTTAATAAAACCGTCCAATTGGCCATGGTTGCACCGATAACCAGCAGGATACGAGGACATGCTTTTGAGGTTCCTTTGGTCGGCAAGAAAATCACAGGTGTTGCGCTGTGCCATCAGGTCAAGATGATCGATTTCGTGGCAAGAGGGGTACAATTCGCTGAAAATGCCCAGGATGAGGTGGTTAGTGAAGTTCTGGCTAAGGTCCGGGCAATTATCAGCGAAACGGAATAG
- a CDS encoding NB-ARC domain-containing protein: MKRGPLFEKIQERVDFEKDEGDIAYFYALMSQIEYVTKLVVLGVLACLTEDTDRNKYSLEYKLIRANSIGEWVEVLTTALTGPPAQFIRQDARHITRDLTERVAKSDWRYEVVSLATDVATAFGLDGSIGHRVALRQFFEFGVMIRNRTKGHGTPTSDQCYDVCPKLQQAVDLVLEKYVLFNHDWAHLYRNLSRKYRVSKLLGDCAEFDYLKTTRDHNLQDGVYFNLDTLIEVKLISTKPGIPNIYLPNGNYRDRAYELLSYFSNDIDQGDATSWSKPPGRLPPSHTEGKQNLDTLGNTFTNLPQPPSGYIKRDQIERDLETELRTKDRHPIVTLTGLGGIGKTTVALEVINRIAKGSSCPYEVILWLSSRDVDLLDTGPKPVTPKVVSKSTISNVVVELLEPSQRSDSEFDPIQFFQKCLTHGSAGCTLVVLDNFETVDDPADIFAWIDTHVRLPNKVLITTRFRDFQGDYPIDVGGMTDSEAFDLIDQEATRLEISNLIPDQYKHELVAESDGHPYVIKVLLGQVANERKAVKPARIVAGADQLLTALFERTYASLSPAAQRVFLLLSSWRSVVPEIAVEAVVLRPDNERFDVQGAIRELRRFSLIEEVPSASENEMFVGVPLAAASFGRKKLKISPLRVAVEADRDVLMEFGAGDKESSRHGVMPRIDILIKSAAREASDDASSIEKMIPILEYLATRVPLANLRIAQLLGEIGGEVGASSRIKTYVNRYLESTDNSERERAWSWLADLCHTMGDLIGEIHALTEIATLSTTTPSLIGVVANKINSRLRELKNRGMGDGSDEVKQLIARTAEQMSGYLENLDATDCSRLAWLYLNIGNENRAFDIARSGNKKDPDNEHCLKILKRLES; this comes from the coding sequence ATGAAACGAGGACCACTGTTTGAGAAAATCCAAGAGCGCGTTGACTTTGAGAAGGACGAAGGTGATATAGCGTACTTCTACGCACTCATGTCTCAAATCGAGTACGTAACAAAACTCGTCGTCCTCGGTGTACTTGCATGCCTAACCGAGGACACAGATAGGAATAAATACTCACTAGAATACAAGCTGATACGAGCAAATTCAATTGGTGAATGGGTCGAAGTTCTCACCACTGCACTGACAGGTCCACCAGCTCAATTCATTAGGCAAGACGCCAGACACATAACTCGCGATTTGACCGAGCGGGTAGCAAAAAGCGACTGGCGCTATGAGGTCGTTTCCTTAGCTACAGACGTTGCTACCGCATTCGGACTTGATGGTTCAATAGGACATCGTGTTGCATTACGACAATTCTTTGAGTTTGGTGTAATGATAAGAAATCGAACAAAAGGACACGGCACACCAACTAGTGATCAATGTTACGACGTATGTCCGAAGCTTCAACAAGCAGTAGACCTTGTATTAGAAAAATATGTCTTATTTAATCACGATTGGGCACACCTTTACCGCAACCTATCACGAAAATACCGGGTTTCTAAGCTGCTGGGTGACTGTGCAGAGTTTGATTATCTGAAAACAACACGAGACCACAATTTACAGGACGGTGTATACTTTAACCTAGACACCCTAATTGAAGTTAAACTCATTTCAACCAAACCCGGTATACCGAACATTTATTTACCAAATGGCAATTATAGGGATAGAGCCTACGAATTGCTGTCATATTTTTCAAACGACATTGATCAAGGGGACGCTACTTCATGGTCTAAACCTCCAGGCAGACTCCCACCGAGCCATACGGAGGGTAAGCAGAATCTCGATACGCTCGGAAATACTTTCACAAACCTCCCACAGCCCCCCTCCGGATATATTAAGCGGGATCAAATCGAGCGTGATCTTGAAACAGAGCTCCGTACGAAAGATCGGCATCCAATAGTGACACTGACTGGCTTAGGTGGCATCGGTAAAACCACTGTCGCCCTGGAAGTAATAAATCGTATAGCCAAAGGGTCAAGCTGTCCATATGAGGTTATTCTCTGGTTAAGCTCACGAGACGTCGACCTATTGGATACTGGACCAAAGCCTGTCACTCCAAAGGTTGTCAGCAAATCGACAATTTCAAATGTTGTAGTAGAACTGTTGGAGCCATCACAACGCAGCGATAGTGAGTTTGACCCAATCCAATTCTTTCAAAAATGTCTAACTCACGGTTCAGCAGGATGCACACTTGTAGTGCTTGACAATTTTGAGACTGTTGACGATCCGGCTGACATATTTGCATGGATAGACACCCACGTTCGCCTGCCAAACAAAGTGCTCATTACGACTAGGTTTCGAGATTTTCAGGGTGACTATCCAATAGATGTTGGCGGAATGACAGATTCGGAGGCTTTTGATCTCATTGATCAAGAAGCCACGCGGTTAGAAATATCAAATCTAATACCAGACCAATACAAGCACGAACTCGTTGCTGAGTCTGACGGGCATCCCTACGTAATAAAGGTTTTACTGGGACAAGTGGCTAATGAGCGTAAAGCGGTTAAGCCTGCAAGAATTGTAGCTGGTGCCGACCAGCTTCTAACAGCACTGTTTGAACGAACTTATGCTAGTCTCAGTCCGGCTGCACAGCGTGTATTTTTATTGTTGTCAAGTTGGCGGTCCGTTGTACCAGAAATTGCTGTAGAGGCCGTCGTTTTACGTCCAGACAATGAGCGGTTCGATGTTCAAGGGGCCATACGAGAGCTTCGCCGGTTTTCTCTAATTGAAGAGGTTCCATCAGCATCCGAAAACGAAATGTTTGTTGGGGTTCCATTAGCTGCGGCGAGCTTCGGTCGCAAAAAGTTGAAGATTAGCCCTTTGAGGGTCGCTGTTGAAGCAGATAGAGACGTCCTGATGGAATTTGGAGCAGGTGACAAAGAATCGTCGCGCCACGGCGTCATGCCAAGAATCGATATCCTAATCAAGTCGGCTGCTCGTGAAGCTAGTGATGATGCTTCAAGTATCGAAAAAATGATTCCAATTTTGGAATACTTGGCGACAAGGGTACCTCTCGCAAACCTCCGTATCGCCCAGTTGCTAGGTGAAATTGGCGGCGAGGTTGGTGCATCATCCAGAATTAAGACCTACGTCAATCGCTATCTGGAAAGCACCGATAATAGTGAACGTGAACGTGCGTGGAGCTGGTTAGCTGATCTATGTCATACAATGGGTGATCTTATCGGGGAAATTCATGCATTGACTGAGATCGCGACACTCTCGACAACCACCCCCAGTTTAATCGGCGTTGTGGCTAATAAAATCAATAGTCGACTACGTGAACTGAAGAACCGAGGGATGGGTGATGGGTCGGATGAGGTCAAGCAGCTAATTGCCAGAACGGCTGAACAGATGAGTGGTTATCTAGAAAATTTAGATGCAACTGATTGCTCACGTTTGGCATGGCTCTACCTAAATATCGGCAATGAAAACAGAGCGTTCGATATCGCTAGATCCGGTAACAAGAAAGATCCTGATAATGAGCATTGCTTGAAAATTTTAAAACGGCTTGAATCGTGA
- a CDS encoding IS5 family transposase, with amino-acid sequence MQPKKQISSPQLDMFRNRLESILNHRHELYRLSGLIDWGVFECEFGKLYSEDGRPGLPIRLLVGLTYLSHAFNTSDEETVRRWVENPYHQYFCGEEYFRHELPIDPSSLSRWRKRIGEQGSELILKLSVQAGLASGAVAPASLKRVIVDTTVQEKAVAFPTDSRLYNRSRERLVKLAAAWGIRLRQSYSRLGRQALLKVGRYLHARQRRRAGREIKRLKTYLGRVYRDIVRKIEDQQALRPVFLPELALAERLLTQQRQDKNKLYSLHAPEVECIGKGKAHKKYEFGVKVSVATTNRDNFVVGMLAEPGNPYDGHTLARAIEQVQRITGCTVQRSFVDRGYRGHKIKEPQVLISGRRRGMTPQMKKELKRRSAVEPVIGHMKADGKLGRNYLLGELGDKINALLCGAGHNIRLILKKLREKLLLLFVELFLALWSRPDWQKNGA; translated from the coding sequence ATGCAGCCGAAGAAGCAGATTTCCAGTCCCCAGCTGGACATGTTCCGCAACCGTTTGGAGAGCATTCTCAACCACCGACATGAATTGTACCGGCTGAGTGGGCTGATTGACTGGGGAGTTTTTGAGTGCGAGTTTGGCAAGCTGTATTCGGAAGACGGTCGGCCGGGGCTCCCGATTCGTTTGCTCGTAGGCCTGACCTACCTGAGTCATGCGTTCAACACGTCGGACGAAGAGACGGTACGGCGGTGGGTGGAGAATCCCTACCACCAATACTTCTGCGGCGAAGAATACTTCCGACATGAGTTGCCGATCGATCCGTCTTCGTTGAGTCGCTGGCGAAAACGGATAGGCGAACAGGGATCGGAATTGATCCTGAAGCTGAGTGTGCAGGCAGGTTTGGCGAGCGGAGCGGTGGCGCCGGCCAGTTTGAAGCGGGTCATTGTTGACACGACCGTGCAGGAAAAGGCGGTCGCGTTTCCGACCGATTCACGTCTGTACAATCGAAGCCGTGAACGGTTGGTTAAGCTGGCAGCGGCGTGGGGCATTCGTCTTCGGCAGAGTTACTCCCGCCTTGGACGTCAGGCTTTGTTGAAGGTTGGCCGGTATCTCCATGCCCGTCAGCGGCGCAGAGCCGGTCGTGAGATCAAGCGGTTGAAGACCTATTTGGGCAGGGTCTACCGGGACATTGTGCGCAAGATCGAAGACCAGCAGGCTCTTCGCCCCGTGTTTCTTCCGGAACTTGCCCTGGCCGAACGGTTGTTGACCCAACAACGGCAGGACAAGAACAAGCTCTACAGCCTGCACGCGCCGGAAGTGGAATGCATTGGCAAAGGCAAGGCGCACAAGAAGTACGAGTTCGGGGTCAAGGTGAGCGTGGCGACCACCAATCGCGACAACTTCGTGGTGGGGATGTTGGCCGAACCTGGCAACCCCTATGATGGGCACACCCTGGCCAGGGCGATTGAGCAGGTGCAACGGATCACCGGCTGCACCGTTCAACGCAGTTTTGTCGACCGGGGCTACCGTGGTCACAAGATCAAAGAACCCCAGGTGTTGATCTCCGGTCGCAGGCGGGGAATGACACCGCAGATGAAGAAGGAACTCAAGAGACGCAGCGCCGTTGAGCCGGTGATCGGCCATATGAAGGCGGATGGCAAGCTTGGACGCAATTACCTGCTGGGTGAGTTGGGCGATAAAATCAATGCCCTGCTCTGTGGAGCAGGGCACAATATCCGTCTGATCCTCAAGAAGTTGAGGGAAAAATTGCTGCTTCTTTTTGTCGAATTGTTTTTGGCTCTCTGGAGCCGCCCCGATTGGCAGAAGAACGGTGCCTGA
- a CDS encoding IS630 family transposase produces MARKHEKFTITDEQRQDLEALLRSPKTAQDLASRAKIILLTASGKTAEDLIVELGTTFRTIYRWRKRFKEYGIHGLVDRPRSGQPKKLTDATVKEVLRMTVECIPHEATHWSVRLMAKAAKVTTWQVRQIWNAADLKPHRLKNFKISNDPNFAEKVIDIVGLYMNPPENAAVFSVDEKTQIQALDRTQPMLPMRPGQIERRTHDYKRNGTTNLYAAFDILTGQVLGRTTKRHRAKEFLDFLRQLNRAVPAEVALHVILDNSSTHKTADVMQWLKAHPRFTFHFTPTSASWLNAVESWFGQLERRAIHRGVFTSVKDLRDEIHRFIKQHNNRSAKPFTWTKTAAVILEKVSKLKDDTNRTGH; encoded by the coding sequence ATGGCACGCAAACACGAGAAATTTACGATAACAGACGAACAACGCCAAGACCTTGAGGCGTTGTTGCGCTCACCGAAAACAGCCCAAGATCTGGCATCTCGGGCCAAGATTATCCTCTTAACGGCATCAGGTAAAACTGCCGAGGATTTGATTGTCGAATTAGGGACAACTTTTCGTACAATCTATCGATGGAGGAAACGATTTAAAGAGTATGGCATCCACGGGCTTGTCGATCGTCCTCGTAGCGGCCAGCCCAAAAAACTGACCGATGCAACGGTCAAAGAAGTTTTGCGGATGACAGTTGAGTGCATTCCTCATGAGGCAACCCATTGGAGTGTTCGCCTTATGGCCAAAGCCGCCAAGGTCACCACGTGGCAGGTGCGACAGATATGGAATGCAGCCGATTTAAAACCGCATCGGCTTAAAAATTTCAAAATCAGCAATGATCCGAATTTTGCTGAAAAAGTAATCGATATTGTTGGCCTGTACATGAATCCACCTGAAAATGCGGCTGTGTTTTCCGTTGATGAGAAAACGCAGATTCAAGCGTTGGATCGTACCCAGCCAATGTTGCCCATGCGGCCCGGCCAGATTGAGCGTCGCACGCATGATTACAAACGAAATGGCACCACCAATTTATACGCTGCCTTCGACATTTTAACCGGACAAGTGCTTGGCCGAACAACCAAAAGGCATCGAGCCAAGGAGTTTCTCGACTTCTTGCGGCAGTTGAATAGGGCCGTTCCAGCCGAGGTTGCCCTCCATGTCATACTGGACAACAGCAGTACCCATAAAACGGCAGATGTGATGCAATGGCTCAAGGCCCACCCTCGGTTTACGTTCCATTTCACACCAACCAGTGCATCATGGCTGAATGCGGTTGAAAGCTGGTTCGGCCAACTGGAGCGCAGAGCCATCCACCGAGGGGTGTTTACAAGTGTCAAAGATCTCAGAGATGAAATCCACCGCTTCATCAAGCAGCACAATAACAGATCGGCCAAGCCATTCACATGGACAAAGACTGCAGCGGTGATACTTGAAAAGGTCTCAAAATTAAAAGACGACACTAACCGCACGGGACACTAG
- a CDS encoding tetratricopeptide repeat protein, whose amino-acid sequence MKYIPLGWEEVLASTGRRPQGVINREIDSCDVFILAMYRRWGQEAPDAEPYSSYTEEEFYRALKRWQHEGKPEIFVFFKFVDALSEADPGPQLQKVMDFRKQLEETRTVLYRYFDSPENFAEEVDKHLRAYAKGELPRADQGSEQVVLPMAALKEVEKAQKITLQKTEEAEKAKDDAEMFRLRLEAEQLQSAENAAKLALEGKIEFAREKLTRLVSETVDLRILSIGFEFFYRTGDLASATWVLEKWLHLNGTENKTVETAAALGNLGLVYITRGELEKAEEMYQEALTINKELGRKEGIANNYGNLGNVYCTRDELEKAEKMQEKSLTIHKELGYKEGMADNYNNLGILYWIRGELEKAEEMFQKSLTYYQEVQSPKEKLLEDQLRKLREGRDKL is encoded by the coding sequence GTGAAGTATATACCTTTGGGATGGGAGGAAGTGCTAGCCTCCACCGGACGCCGGCCCCAGGGGGTGATCAATCGAGAAATCGACAGTTGTGACGTGTTTATTCTCGCCATGTACAGACGCTGGGGGCAAGAGGCTCCTGATGCCGAGCCCTATTCATCTTATACAGAAGAGGAATTTTACCGGGCATTAAAGCGTTGGCAGCACGAAGGCAAACCTGAAATTTTTGTTTTCTTCAAATTTGTTGATGCTCTATCTGAAGCTGACCCCGGGCCTCAGTTACAAAAAGTTATGGACTTCAGAAAACAGTTGGAAGAGACAAGAACGGTACTCTACCGATATTTCGACTCCCCTGAAAACTTTGCAGAGGAGGTTGACAAACATCTCAGGGCTTATGCAAAAGGTGAGTTGCCGAGGGCAGATCAGGGTTCTGAACAAGTAGTACTGCCAATGGCTGCGCTCAAGGAGGTTGAGAAGGCCCAAAAGATAACTTTACAAAAAACAGAGGAGGCAGAGAAGGCGAAGGACGACGCTGAAATGTTTCGGTTACGACTGGAAGCCGAGCAGTTACAATCTGCCGAAAATGCTGCGAAACTGGCACTGGAAGGAAAGATCGAGTTTGCACGAGAAAAGCTGACCAGACTTGTCAGTGAGACGGTGGACCTACGGATATTATCTATCGGCTTTGAATTCTTTTACCGCACCGGTGATCTAGCTTCTGCCACCTGGGTTCTTGAAAAATGGCTGCATCTAAATGGTACTGAAAATAAGACTGTAGAAACAGCGGCTGCCTTGGGCAACCTCGGTCTTGTATACATAACCCGAGGTGAGCTGGAGAAAGCTGAGGAGATGTACCAAGAGGCACTGACCATCAATAAGGAGCTAGGTCGTAAAGAGGGTATAGCAAATAACTACGGCAACCTCGGTAACGTATACTGCACCCGCGATGAGCTGGAGAAAGCTGAAAAGATGCAAGAAAAGTCTCTGACCATCCATAAGGAACTTGGCTATAAAGAGGGCATGGCAGATAACTACAACAATCTCGGTATCCTATACTGGATCCGCGGTGAGCTTGAGAAAGCTGAGGAGATGTTCCAAAAGTCTCTGACGTATTATCAGGAAGTCCAATCACCAAAAGAAAAACTACTTGAAGACCAATTGCGGAAACTGCGAGAAGGTAGAGATAAGTTATGA
- a CDS encoding AEC family transporter — MDNFLLILFFVGLGWLFRHIKAFPGQTAQVLNLFVLYVALPAVILLKIPQLNISTDMIVPIAVAWSMLPFSVLLILLGARRYKWSRETIGVLLLVIPVGNTSFMGLPMVNAFFGEAGIPYLIMYDQLGTLLIFVTYGSVILAIYGSRGQVRYAQIVRQALLFPPTIALVLGLALRSWEYPDLLVRQLQIMADMLTPLVMVAIGFQLNIRISSGVLYPLGFGLVVKMALAPIFALAGCHILGLKGLATEIAIFEAGMPPMVTAGAVAIAADMHPELAAALVSLGLALAFVTLPALYWLI, encoded by the coding sequence ATGGATAACTTTCTTCTTATCTTATTTTTTGTCGGTCTTGGCTGGTTATTCCGCCATATCAAGGCATTTCCCGGGCAAACTGCACAGGTGCTCAACCTGTTTGTCCTCTATGTTGCCTTACCGGCTGTGATCCTGCTTAAGATACCGCAACTCAACATCTCCACCGATATGATCGTCCCCATTGCGGTGGCATGGTCAATGCTGCCGTTTTCTGTTCTTCTGATCCTCCTTGGTGCCAGAAGATACAAATGGTCACGGGAGACCATCGGTGTTCTGCTGCTTGTGATACCCGTTGGCAACACCTCCTTCATGGGGTTACCCATGGTCAACGCCTTTTTCGGAGAGGCCGGTATCCCCTATCTTATTATGTACGATCAACTCGGCACCCTGCTCATCTTTGTCACCTATGGATCGGTTATCCTGGCAATTTACGGATCCAGGGGCCAGGTCAGGTACGCTCAGATAGTGCGCCAGGCCCTGCTCTTCCCGCCCACCATTGCTCTGGTGCTCGGCCTGGCGCTGCGTTCGTGGGAGTACCCCGATCTACTTGTCAGACAGTTGCAGATCATGGCTGATATGCTGACACCTCTGGTGATGGTTGCCATTGGTTTTCAATTAAACATACGAATCAGCTCGGGTGTCCTCTATCCGCTGGGGTTCGGCCTGGTCGTCAAAATGGCCCTTGCCCCGATCTTTGCCCTGGCCGGCTGTCATATACTGGGGTTAAAGGGTTTAGCAACAGAGATTGCGATTTTTGAGGCCGGGATGCCGCCGATGGTGACTGCCGGAGCCGTCGCCATTGCAGCAGATATGCATCCGGAACTGGCGGCAGCACTTGTCAGTTTGGGCCTGGCCCTGGCCTTTGTAACCCTACCGGCTCTTTACTGGCTTATCTGA
- a CDS encoding AbrB/MazE/SpoVT family DNA-binding domain-containing protein, giving the protein MQLVVKKWGNSLGVRIPKSIAEAGKLRVDQEISIEAVDGKIVITPVIQTKEYSLKELLSGCSPKLLALDDENRQWLDDEPVGKEIW; this is encoded by the coding sequence ATGCAGTTAGTGGTCAAGAAATGGGGAAACTCTCTGGGAGTCAGAATCCCAAAAAGTATTGCCGAGGCCGGAAAGCTCAGGGTCGATCAGGAAATCAGCATTGAGGCTGTTGATGGTAAAATTGTCATCACGCCGGTGATTCAGACCAAAGAATACTCGTTGAAAGAATTGTTGAGCGGGTGTTCTCCGAAGCTTTTAGCCCTGGATGATGAAAATCGTCAATGGCTCGATGACGAACCGGTCGGCAAGGAAATCTGGTGA